Proteins co-encoded in one Candidatus Eisenbacteria bacterium genomic window:
- a CDS encoding PorV/PorQ family protein, which translates to MKANRTIALAAVLLALGAGAAWAGSENRVGTGGLHELRLPVGARSTALAGADIGSVSGAEALFYNPSGIAGTDRGTELMFSNTSYIAGTDVNFVGVTQSLGDLGMIGISAKVFSVGEIERTTETSPDGTGEFFSPTTTVIGLGYGKRMTDRVNFGGAFYFASERILQETASGVSFDFGFQYDTGYRGLKLGMAMKNFGPNSEFSGADFERNIRYDEDDPQSGNRTVTNNSSLFELPSLFQLGLSMPLVQGPTNLNAHALFQSNSFGRDEGRFGMELAVRNLAALRAGYVYNGDDESLFGLSYGVGVNVPLGSTRLAIDYAGQTINDGIFDDIQHVAVSLLF; encoded by the coding sequence ATGAAGGCGAATCGAACCATCGCGCTCGCTGCGGTGCTGCTGGCGCTCGGCGCCGGTGCTGCATGGGCGGGATCCGAGAATCGAGTGGGAACCGGCGGACTTCACGAACTGCGACTTCCGGTCGGAGCGCGCTCGACGGCGCTCGCGGGTGCGGATATCGGAAGCGTTTCCGGAGCCGAGGCGTTGTTCTACAACCCCTCGGGCATCGCCGGGACCGACCGCGGGACCGAGCTGATGTTCAGCAACACCTCGTACATTGCCGGCACCGACGTGAATTTCGTCGGCGTGACGCAGAGCCTCGGTGACCTTGGCATGATCGGAATCAGTGCAAAGGTCTTCAGCGTCGGAGAGATCGAGCGCACCACCGAGACGAGCCCCGACGGAACCGGCGAGTTCTTCTCGCCGACCACGACCGTGATCGGGCTCGGCTACGGCAAGCGCATGACCGATCGGGTGAATTTCGGAGGCGCGTTCTACTTCGCGTCCGAACGCATCCTGCAGGAGACCGCGTCGGGCGTTTCGTTCGACTTCGGCTTCCAGTACGACACCGGATACCGCGGGCTCAAGCTCGGCATGGCGATGAAGAATTTCGGGCCCAACTCGGAGTTCTCAGGCGCCGATTTCGAGCGCAACATCCGCTACGACGAGGACGACCCGCAGTCCGGCAATCGCACCGTGACGAACAACTCGTCGCTGTTCGAACTGCCGTCGCTGTTCCAACTCGGACTCTCGATGCCGCTGGTTCAGGGGCCCACGAACCTGAACGCGCACGCCCTGTTCCAGAGCAATAGCTTCGGACGGGACGAGGGGCGCTTCGGCATGGAGCTGGCGGTGCGCAACCTGGCTGCGCTGCGCGCCGGATACGTCTACAACGGCGACGATGAATCGCTGTTCGGGCTGTCGTACGGCGTCGGAGTGAACGTGCCGCTCGGCAGTACCCGGTTGGCGATCGACTATGCCGGACAGACGATCAACGACGGGATCTTCGACGACATCCAGCACGTCGCGGTGAGCCTGCTGTTCTGA
- the lgt gene encoding prolipoprotein diacylglyceryl transferase — protein MYPEILHWGPLHIRSYGLMLAIAFLVGTGLALREAKRRGLDEDRLVSVILVVLIASVLGARALYVMEHIGEFRREWTSMFALWQGGLTLYGGIVAGAVAGLVAARRFGLPMWTVADVLTPGLALGTAIGRVGCYLNGCCYGRPTLLPWGVKFPPDSFAGLEFGNALLHPSQLYFSVVGLVLFALAWGLRRRFTVPGTLFWSFLLVFGLARVPLDLTRAYEKDAIVLPMGATGVTESQVMSVALALFAVLMLVRLRRGAAAQP, from the coding sequence ATGTATCCCGAGATCCTGCACTGGGGACCGCTTCACATTCGCAGCTACGGCCTGATGCTGGCGATCGCATTTCTGGTCGGCACGGGTCTGGCGCTGCGCGAGGCGAAGCGTCGAGGACTCGACGAGGACCGCCTGGTCTCGGTGATCCTGGTGGTGCTGATCGCCTCGGTGCTCGGCGCGCGGGCGCTCTACGTGATGGAACACATCGGCGAGTTCCGTCGCGAGTGGACCAGCATGTTCGCGTTGTGGCAGGGCGGGCTCACGCTCTACGGCGGCATCGTGGCAGGAGCGGTCGCCGGGTTGGTGGCGGCGCGGCGCTTCGGGCTCCCGATGTGGACGGTGGCGGACGTGCTCACGCCCGGACTGGCGCTCGGCACCGCGATCGGTCGCGTCGGATGCTATCTGAACGGATGCTGTTACGGGCGCCCGACGTTGCTGCCGTGGGGCGTCAAGTTCCCGCCCGATTCGTTCGCCGGTCTCGAGTTCGGCAACGCGCTGCTGCATCCCTCTCAGCTCTACTTCTCGGTGGTCGGGCTGGTGCTGTTCGCGCTCGCATGGGGCTTGCGCCGTCGCTTCACGGTGCCGGGTACCTTGTTCTGGTCGTTCCTTCTCGTGTTCGGGCTGGCACGCGTGCCGCTCGATCTGACGCGCGCCTACGAGAAGGACGCGATCGTGCTCCCGATGGGCGCGACCGGGGTGACCGAGAGTCAGGTCATGAGCGTCGCGCTCGCACTGTTCGCGGTGCTGATGCTGGTGCGACTGCGACGTGGCGCCGCGGCGCAGCCGTGA
- the mrdA gene encoding penicillin-binding protein 2, translated as MPRPLATRFDRDGRLGVVAAIGFAGFTALTIALLRLQVVEHDEYRRLAQENRVRLEVLRAPRGAIFDRNGLLLADNRPSFNIVFKPFPAESVERVRTVVGGDWLERVSEAAGVDTGRVRALVRFANRSGQSALIRRAAPFHVVAAVEEGRADLPGLEVVIEPARHYPNGTLAAHLLGYAGQIGETELDSLSDQGYRSGDLIGRSGVERSFESSLRGRDGAEYVIVNAMGKRVSTLSEGPPQPPERGRDLQLTLDLKVQRAMEDAMANVERGAAVALDPRDGSVLAMVSRPTFDPNEFASGISFARWREMSAGGAFPLLNRAIQGAYPPGSTFKIVTMLAALEAGVAEPGTHFAPCHGGIEFGGRWFGCWNKRGHGSLDFVGALQHSCDVYYYQVGPSLGLERLGAMARAFGLGDRTGIDLPQERRGLVPNSAWYVRRLGKGGESKGVMLNLAIGQGELLVSPLQLALMAALTSTRGRAVRPHVVRQVVGEPALSIAKPVGSGPVGSVTHWDAVQRGLELVVSSGTGTAARVTGITVAGKTGTAQNPHGEDHALFVCYAPADHPEIAMAFVIENSGHGGSVAAPLAGSILRMLYAPDSVRVGPPARPLIVVPDSLRGLDGD; from the coding sequence ATGCCCCGACCGCTGGCGACACGCTTCGATAGGGACGGCCGCCTCGGGGTGGTGGCCGCGATCGGATTCGCGGGCTTCACCGCGCTGACGATCGCGCTGCTGCGCCTTCAGGTGGTGGAGCACGACGAGTACCGGCGGCTCGCGCAGGAGAATCGCGTACGCCTCGAGGTGCTGCGCGCTCCGCGCGGCGCGATCTTCGATCGCAACGGCCTGCTGCTCGCCGACAATCGACCCAGCTTCAACATCGTGTTCAAGCCGTTCCCGGCCGAGAGCGTCGAGCGCGTCCGCACGGTGGTCGGCGGCGACTGGCTGGAGCGCGTGAGCGAGGCGGCCGGCGTCGACACCGGTCGGGTGCGTGCGCTGGTCCGGTTCGCGAACCGCAGCGGCCAGAGCGCGCTGATTCGTCGCGCAGCGCCGTTCCACGTGGTGGCGGCGGTCGAGGAGGGACGCGCCGACCTGCCGGGGCTCGAGGTGGTGATCGAACCCGCGCGCCACTATCCGAACGGCACGCTTGCCGCGCACCTGCTCGGATACGCCGGCCAGATCGGCGAGACCGAACTCGACTCGCTGTCGGATCAGGGCTACCGCAGCGGCGATCTGATCGGGCGCTCGGGCGTCGAGCGCAGCTTCGAGTCCTCGCTGCGCGGCCGCGACGGCGCCGAGTACGTGATCGTGAACGCGATGGGCAAGCGGGTCTCGACGCTCTCCGAAGGACCGCCGCAACCGCCCGAGCGTGGCCGCGACCTTCAGCTGACGCTCGACCTGAAGGTGCAGCGCGCGATGGAGGACGCGATGGCGAACGTCGAGCGCGGCGCGGCGGTGGCGCTCGATCCGCGCGACGGCAGCGTGCTCGCGATGGTGAGCCGGCCGACTTTCGATCCGAACGAATTCGCGAGCGGCATTTCGTTCGCGCGCTGGCGCGAGATGTCGGCCGGTGGGGCCTTCCCGCTGCTCAATCGCGCGATTCAGGGCGCCTATCCACCCGGCTCGACGTTCAAGATCGTCACCATGCTGGCGGCGCTCGAAGCCGGTGTTGCCGAACCCGGAACGCACTTCGCGCCGTGTCACGGAGGCATCGAGTTCGGCGGGCGCTGGTTCGGATGCTGGAACAAGCGCGGCCACGGCTCGCTCGATTTCGTCGGCGCGCTGCAGCACTCGTGCGATGTCTACTACTACCAGGTCGGACCCTCGCTGGGCCTCGAGCGCCTCGGCGCGATGGCGCGCGCGTTCGGGCTCGGCGATCGCACCGGCATCGACCTGCCGCAGGAGCGGCGCGGGCTGGTGCCGAATTCCGCGTGGTACGTGCGGCGGCTGGGCAAGGGCGGCGAGTCGAAGGGTGTGATGCTGAACCTCGCGATCGGGCAGGGCGAACTGCTGGTCTCGCCGCTGCAACTCGCGCTCATGGCGGCGCTCACTTCGACGCGCGGCCGCGCGGTTCGCCCCCACGTCGTCCGCCAGGTGGTGGGAGAGCCGGCGCTCAGCATCGCGAAACCGGTCGGCAGTGGCCCGGTGGGATCGGTGACTCACTGGGACGCGGTCCAACGCGGCCTCGAGCTGGTCGTCTCCTCCGGCACCGGCACCGCCGCACGCGTGACCGGGATCACGGTCGCCGGCAAGACCGGTACGGCGCAGAATCCGCACGGCGAGGACCACGCGCTGTTCGTGTGCTACGCACCGGCCGACCATCCCGAGATCGCGATGGCGTTCGTGATCGAGAACAGCGGACACGGCGGGAGTGTCGCGGCCCCGCTGGCGGGCTCGATCCTGCGGATGCTCTATGCACCCGACAGCGTGCGCGTCGGACCGCCGGCTCGCCCGTTGATCGTGGTGCCGGACTCGCTGCGGGGACTCGATGGCGACTAG
- the mreD gene encoding rod shape-determining protein MreD, giving the protein MRGLGGLLLGLVVVLLLRSTALSAFAARGLVIDVLVFAVVVDALRNGPARGSTFGFLLGIAADLDAAHWLGRHALALTLIGYVVGRLSSTLVRDSPRTQMVLLLVATGVHQFWSAAFELSDRAAWPYVLFRTLIGTAVTAVLGTLLLGIGRRLLGGWLFHHAPTAGDTLR; this is encoded by the coding sequence ATGAGGGGGCTCGGGGGACTGCTGCTCGGGCTCGTCGTGGTGCTGTTGTTGCGCTCGACCGCGTTGTCGGCATTCGCCGCGCGCGGACTCGTGATCGACGTGCTGGTGTTCGCGGTGGTGGTCGATGCATTGCGCAATGGTCCGGCCCGCGGCTCGACGTTCGGCTTCCTGCTCGGCATCGCTGCAGATCTCGACGCCGCGCACTGGCTGGGCCGGCATGCGCTGGCCTTGACCTTGATCGGATACGTGGTGGGTCGCCTGTCGAGTACGCTGGTTCGCGACAGTCCGCGAACCCAGATGGTCCTGCTGCTGGTCGCGACCGGAGTGCATCAGTTCTGGAGCGCCGCTTTCGAGCTGTCGGATCGCGCCGCCTGGCCGTACGTGCTGTTCCGCACGCTGATCGGAACCGCGGTCACTGCCGTCCTCGGCACGCTGCTGCTGGGGATCGGGCGCAGACTTCTCGGAGGTTGGCTCTTCCATCATGCCCCGACCGCTGGCGACACGCTTCGATAG
- the rodA gene encoding rod shape-determining protein RodA, with amino-acid sequence MATSRFRLPPLDMPLLIAALGLLAIGIATVYSATTVPGMHEGLWTRQLVWLAVALVAAWLAASVHYRVYDSLAYPLYAVAILMLIAVMFVGTSAMGAKRWIELGPMRFQPSEIAKIATAFVLARRFDDARVDLRKIKHWLPPLLITLIPFLLVAEEPDLGTSLAFPVMLIFTYYWAGMPVGNLLLGLSPVMNVALFFLTGSLWWFAGLFTGLLAIFRPRLTTLVVLLLLNGAVAITVPRMWDKLHDYQKRRIETFLNPGNDPYGAGYQIIQSRIAIGSGGAIGKGYLRGTQKGLAFLPMRHTDFIFSVVGEEFGLLGALTVVILYAVVILRGFWIAHAARNTFASMMAIGMTAALFYHVMVNLLMTVGWAPVTGLPLPLLSYGGTALIVNCVQLGLLQNVALRRQEY; translated from the coding sequence ATGGCGACTAGTCGCTTCCGGCTGCCGCCGCTCGACATGCCGTTGCTGATCGCCGCACTCGGACTGCTCGCGATCGGAATCGCCACGGTCTACAGCGCCACGACCGTCCCCGGCATGCACGAAGGGCTGTGGACTCGCCAGCTGGTATGGCTCGCGGTCGCGTTGGTGGCGGCATGGCTCGCGGCCTCGGTGCACTATCGCGTCTACGATTCGCTCGCGTACCCGCTCTATGCGGTCGCGATCCTGATGCTGATCGCGGTCATGTTCGTCGGTACCAGCGCGATGGGTGCGAAGCGTTGGATCGAACTCGGGCCGATGCGCTTCCAGCCGTCGGAGATCGCCAAGATCGCGACCGCGTTCGTGCTGGCGCGCCGTTTCGACGACGCGCGCGTCGACCTGCGAAAGATCAAGCACTGGTTACCGCCGCTGCTCATCACCCTGATTCCATTCCTGCTCGTCGCCGAGGAGCCCGACCTCGGCACCTCGCTGGCGTTTCCGGTGATGCTGATCTTCACCTACTACTGGGCAGGCATGCCGGTCGGCAATCTGCTGCTCGGACTGTCGCCGGTGATGAACGTGGCGTTGTTCTTCCTGACCGGTTCGCTGTGGTGGTTCGCCGGGCTCTTCACCGGCCTGCTCGCGATCTTCCGTCCGCGACTCACCACGCTGGTGGTGCTGCTGCTCCTCAACGGGGCGGTGGCGATCACGGTGCCCCGCATGTGGGACAAGCTCCACGACTACCAGAAACGGCGCATCGAGACGTTTCTCAATCCCGGCAACGATCCGTACGGCGCGGGCTATCAGATCATTCAGTCCCGCATCGCGATCGGCTCGGGTGGCGCGATCGGCAAGGGCTACCTGCGCGGCACCCAGAAGGGTCTCGCGTTCCTGCCCATGCGACATACCGACTTCATCTTCTCGGTGGTCGGGGAGGAGTTCGGCCTGCTGGGCGCTTTGACGGTGGTGATACTGTACGCCGTCGTGATTCTGCGGGGGTTCTGGATCGCTCACGCTGCGCGCAACACCTTCGCGAGCATGATGGCGATCGGCATGACCGCCGCGTTGTTCTACCACGTCATGGTGAACCTGCTCATGACCGTGGGCTGGGCGCCGGTGACGGGGCTGCCGTTGCCGCTGCTGTCGTACGGCGGCACGGCGCTGATCGTGAACTGCGTCCAGCTCGGCCTGCTGCAAAACGTCGCGCTGCGGCGCCAGGAGTACTGA
- the mreC gene encoding rod shape-determining protein MreC, with translation MAGILPPTERRTQWLLATYVLVSLLLLLVGERLPLSGLRGVGAWLFSPLDRVVLLGDRVASSWRENEALHMRLTQLELENARLKDAGIENRELREALRLPVSGTPTLRPTELIALSGEAVPASATLAAGARQGVHVGDVVVTHEGLVGRVIESWSNLSRAALLTDPNAPVAAEVESTGVLGIVHFTGAPAPRLLFTGVPFTDTVRIGQRVVTSQLSRRFPRGIRVGVIRRIGIDPSGLMQEIELTPAARMTRLRHVFVTAAPPALVADGPPVSPPVARPRRTAGETAR, from the coding sequence ATGGCGGGCATCCTGCCCCCGACCGAGCGACGCACCCAGTGGTTGCTCGCGACCTACGTGCTCGTCTCGTTGCTGCTCCTGCTGGTCGGTGAGCGGCTGCCCCTCTCGGGTCTGCGGGGCGTCGGCGCGTGGCTGTTCTCGCCGCTCGATCGCGTGGTGCTGCTCGGAGATCGCGTCGCTTCGTCGTGGCGCGAGAACGAGGCGCTGCACATGCGGCTCACCCAGCTCGAGCTGGAGAACGCGCGCCTCAAGGACGCCGGGATCGAGAACCGCGAACTGCGCGAGGCGCTTCGCCTTCCCGTATCGGGCACGCCGACGCTGCGTCCCACCGAGTTGATCGCGCTGTCGGGCGAAGCGGTTCCGGCCAGTGCGACGCTCGCGGCCGGCGCTCGTCAGGGCGTTCACGTCGGCGACGTGGTGGTGACCCATGAGGGACTGGTGGGTCGTGTGATCGAATCGTGGAGCAACCTCTCGCGTGCCGCACTGCTGACCGATCCAAACGCGCCGGTCGCGGCCGAGGTCGAGAGCACCGGCGTGCTGGGAATCGTTCACTTCACCGGCGCGCCGGCGCCGCGCCTGCTGTTCACCGGCGTGCCGTTCACCGACACGGTGCGGATCGGACAGCGCGTGGTGACCTCTCAGTTGTCGAGACGCTTCCCGCGCGGCATTCGCGTCGGCGTGATCCGCCGCATCGGCATCGACCCGAGTGGGTTGATGCAGGAGATCGAGCTCACCCCGGCCGCGCGCATGACGCGCCTGCGTCACGTCTTCGTGACCGCGGCGCCGCCGGCGCTCGTGGCCGACGGCCCTCCTGTCTCGCCACCGGTCGCCCGACCGCGCCGCACCGCCGGGGAGACGGCTCGATGA
- a CDS encoding Glu/Leu/Phe/Val dehydrogenase: protein MAVQNTNQQKELNPLANAERQFDEAAARLNLPEGIRELLKKPRRATIVSLPVQMDDGNIKVFTGYRVQHSIVRGPAKGGIRYHPDVTLEEVEALAAWMTWKCAVVNIPYGGGKGGVQCDPSKMSKGEIERLTRRYAADLSDLFGPESDIPAPDVNTNEQVMAWIVDTYSMHERRTEYAVVTGKPIEVGGSLGRREATGRGVMLCVRELCKHLNVSLQGVRVAVQGFGNVGSVSADLLAKQGARILAVSDVTGAIHNPDGLDIPALIKWVADHRGVKGFPGSKPLDRSIIEYDCDILIPAALENQITAENAGRVKARIVAEGANGPTTPDADTILERNGVQVIPDILCNSGGVTVSYFEWVQNRMGFYWTEAEVNSRLEQYMVDAFNGVLAKSVEQKVSLRMAAFLVAIERVVKVIMLRGVYA from the coding sequence ATGGCAGTTCAAAACACCAATCAGCAGAAGGAACTCAACCCGCTCGCGAACGCCGAGCGTCAGTTCGACGAGGCGGCCGCGAGGCTCAATCTGCCCGAAGGCATCCGCGAGCTGCTGAAGAAGCCGCGTCGCGCCACGATCGTCTCGCTGCCGGTCCAGATGGACGATGGCAACATCAAGGTCTTCACCGGTTACCGCGTCCAGCACTCGATCGTGCGCGGCCCGGCCAAGGGCGGAATCCGTTACCACCCCGACGTGACGCTCGAGGAAGTCGAAGCGCTGGCGGCGTGGATGACCTGGAAGTGCGCGGTGGTGAACATTCCGTACGGCGGCGGCAAGGGCGGCGTGCAGTGCGATCCGTCCAAGATGTCGAAGGGCGAGATCGAACGCCTCACGCGCCGCTACGCTGCGGATCTCTCCGACCTGTTCGGCCCCGAGAGCGACATTCCGGCGCCGGACGTGAACACCAATGAGCAGGTGATGGCGTGGATCGTCGACACCTACTCCATGCACGAGCGCCGCACCGAGTACGCGGTCGTGACCGGCAAGCCGATCGAAGTCGGTGGCTCGCTGGGCCGGCGCGAGGCGACCGGGCGCGGCGTGATGCTGTGCGTGCGGGAGCTGTGCAAGCACCTGAACGTTTCGCTGCAGGGCGTGCGCGTCGCGGTGCAGGGCTTCGGCAATGTGGGCTCGGTTTCCGCGGATCTGCTCGCCAAGCAGGGTGCTCGCATCCTCGCGGTTTCCGACGTCACCGGCGCGATCCACAACCCCGACGGGCTCGACATTCCGGCGTTGATCAAGTGGGTCGCGGATCATCGCGGCGTCAAGGGCTTCCCGGGCAGCAAGCCGCTGGACAGATCGATCATCGAGTACGACTGCGACATCCTGATCCCCGCCGCGCTCGAGAACCAGATCACGGCGGAGAACGCGGGCCGCGTGAAGGCTCGCATCGTCGCGGAAGGCGCGAACGGCCCGACGACACCCGATGCCGACACGATTCTCGAGCGCAATGGCGTGCAGGTGATTCCCGATATCCTGTGCAATTCGGGCGGCGTCACGGTGAGTTACTTCGAGTGGGTCCAGAACCGCATGGGCTTCTACTGGACCGAAGCCGAGGTGAACTCACGCCTCGAGCAGTACATGGTCGACGCGTTCAACGGAGTGCTCGCCAAGTCGGTCGAGCAGAAGGTCTCGCTGCGCATGGCCGCGTTCCTCGTCGCCATCGAGCGCGTGGTCAAGGTCATCATGCTGCGCGGGGTGTACGCGTAG
- a CDS encoding rod shape-determining protein, whose translation MFLDSLMGFFSTDVAMDLGTANTLVYVRGRGIVLNEPSVVAVDKATGKVLAVGSEAKLMLGRTPDEISAIRPLKDGVIADFEVTEDLLREFVHKVQKHKFLVRPRIIICVPSGITEVEKRAVVDSAVRAGCREPVLLVPEPIAAAIGVGLPVDTPTGNMVVDIGGGTTEIAVIALNGIVTKMSIRVGGDEMDEAIQNYAKKAYNMLIGEQTAERIKIEIGSAFPLPEEMDMEIKGRDLVRGIPRTLRVSSVEIREALQEPISNIVNALRESLERTPPELAADIVDRGIFLTGGGALLRGLDLLLREVTNLNIRVAQDPLTCVVLGAGKILENLEDYGKVILGGHRD comes from the coding sequence ATGTTTCTCGACAGCTTGATGGGGTTCTTCTCGACCGACGTCGCCATGGATCTGGGCACGGCGAATACCCTCGTGTACGTGCGCGGTCGCGGCATCGTGCTCAACGAACCTTCGGTGGTCGCAGTGGACAAGGCGACCGGAAAGGTTCTCGCCGTCGGCAGTGAGGCCAAGCTCATGCTGGGCCGAACCCCGGACGAGATCAGCGCGATCCGGCCCCTCAAAGACGGCGTGATCGCCGACTTCGAGGTCACCGAGGACCTGCTCCGCGAGTTCGTCCACAAGGTCCAGAAGCACAAGTTTCTGGTGCGGCCGCGCATCATCATCTGCGTTCCCTCGGGCATCACCGAGGTCGAGAAGCGGGCGGTGGTCGACTCGGCCGTGCGGGCGGGCTGTCGCGAACCGGTGCTGCTGGTTCCGGAGCCGATCGCGGCCGCGATCGGCGTCGGACTCCCGGTCGATACGCCGACCGGCAACATGGTGGTCGACATCGGCGGCGGCACCACCGAGATCGCCGTGATCGCGCTCAACGGCATCGTCACCAAGATGTCGATCCGCGTCGGTGGCGACGAGATGGACGAGGCGATCCAGAACTACGCCAAGAAGGCTTACAACATGCTGATCGGCGAGCAGACCGCCGAGCGCATCAAGATCGAGATCGGCTCCGCATTCCCGCTGCCGGAAGAAATGGACATGGAGATCAAGGGCCGTGACCTGGTGCGCGGCATCCCACGCACCCTGCGGGTCTCGAGCGTCGAAATTCGAGAGGCGCTGCAGGAACCGATCAGCAACATCGTCAACGCGCTCCGTGAATCACTCGAGCGCACGCCTCCGGAGTTGGCTGCCGATATCGTGGACCGGGGCATCTTCCTCACCGGCGGCGGCGCGTTGTTGCGCGGGCTCGATCTCCTGCTGCGCGAGGTGACGAACCTGAACATTCGCGTCGCGCAGGACCCGCTCACCTGCGTGGTGCTGGGGGCCGGCAAGATCCTCGAGAACCTCGAGGACTACGGGAAGGTCATCCTGGGCGGCCACCGGGACTGA